The Microcystis aeruginosa NIES-843 sequence AACCCTTTGAACCCAAGGAAGAAAACCCGATGATCGGTTGGCGCGGCGCTTCCCGTTATACTGATCCTAATTATCGCGAGGCTTTCGCTTTGGAATGTCGGGCGCTGAAAATGGTACGGGAAGAAATGGGATTAACTAATGTGATTCCGATGATTCCTTTCTGTCGTACTCCCGAAGAAGGGATGAGAGTCCTCGAAGAAATGGCGAAAAATGGTCTCGAACGCGGGGTTAATGGTTTGCAAGTTTATGTGATGTGTGAGTTACCAAGTAATGTAATTCTTGCCGACCAATTTGCTCAGGTGTTTGACGGATTTTCGATCGGTTCTAATGATTTGACCCAATTAACCTTAGGATTAGATCGGGATTCTGCCCTAGTTGCCCATCTTTTTGATGAACGGAATGAGGGAGTTAAACGCATGGTGAAAATGGCCATTGAAACCGCTAAAGCCCAAAATCGCAAAATCGGTATCTGTGGTCAAGCTCCCAGTGATTATCCCGAATTTGCTCAATTTTTAGTGGAATTAGGCATCGATTCTATCAGTCTTAATCCTGATTCTGTCCTCAAGACTTTATTGATGGTGGCAGCAGTGGAGCAAGGACAATAGTTTAGTGATAAAGGTGGGACTTGCCCACCTTTTTTTGTACTAAGCCAACTAACTTCATCATACTGAAAATACATATAGCCCAATGGCTATTTTTTAGTTGTCTCTTAACAAAGATTAACTTTAAACTGCGATCAAGAGATAAACTTAGATTTCGTCAGGATTAAGGCCTAATTCCCGCAGTTTATTGGCTAATCGTTCCGCTCGTTGTTTTTCCTGATTATAGCTAGTGAAAGCTTGTCCATCGGGATAAAAAAGCGACATTTCCGGTTCGATCCCCCCTGCCCCCCTTGATAAGGGGGGTGCCGATCCCCCCTTAATCCCCCCTTAATCCCCCCTTGATAAGCTATCCATTAGTCGGATCTTTCTTAACAAAAAGAGAAGAAACTTAAAAAAAGGGGAAACGATTGATAGGTATAGTTTTGAAAGAAGGAATTAAGGTGGAGGTAAGCAAAAAAATGGAGAAATGGGCAGCCCAAGAATTACAGTATGCAGACCTAGGGGACACCAGAAGAAAGAAAAGGTTAATCAGTATCGTGGAAAACTTGGCCAGTCAACCTAGTACAAGTGTGCCACAAGCTTCAGGAAATCTAGCCGCAGCGAGTGCCACCTACGACTTTTGGAATTCCCCCTATTTTCACCCCTCAGATATAATTGCCGCCCAGGCCAAAAGTACAGTAGAAAGAATCAAAGAACATCCAATAGTTTTGGCAGTGCAAGACACAACAAGTTTAGACTTTACGACGCAAAAAGCCAAAAAAGGCATGGGTTATCTAGATTATAAAAAATCCTTTGGTCTCAAAGTTCATACCACCTTAGGAGTGTCCCCAGTCGGAATACCTTTAGGACTGATTAATCAATATGTCTGGGCAAGAGAAGAAAAGAATTTAGGGATTGCCAAGCAACGCAAAAAAAGAGAAACCCAAGAAAAAGAAAGTCAAAGATGGTTAGATTCTTTGTCAGAAACACAACAACAGATACCCGAAGATATTCAAGTAGTAACAATCGGAGATTGTGAGGCAGACATATTTGATTTATTTGCCCAATCAAGAAGTCCTAACTCTCATTTATTAATTCGAGGAACTCATAACCGAAAAGTTAACTATCTCGAAGACAAGCAAAGGTCAGGGCATTCAGAGCCTAAATATTTACATCAATCCATCAGAGAAATAAAAGCCTGTGGGACCTTAGATGTGCAAGTAAAACGCAATCCTAATCACGAGGCTAGACTAGCTAAACTAACAGTTAGATTTGCCAGTTTTGAAATACAAGTACCTAGCCATCACTCCAAGGCGACCCCTCGTCAACCGGTCAAATTACAGGTAATTTTAGCTGAAGAAGAAAATCCGCATAGCGGAGTTAATCCTATCAGTTGGCTGCTCTTAACTAGCCTAGACATTAGTAGCTTTGAATCAGCGATAACCTGTGTGCGCTGGTATAGTTATCGCTGGTTAATAGAACGCTATCATTTTGTTTTAAAAAGTGGTTGTGGATTAGAAAAACTGCAATTAGAAACGGGTAGGAGAATTGAGATGGCCTTAGCTACCTATTCAATTGTAGCTTGGAGATTACTTTGGTTAACCTATCAAGCACGCTTACACGGAGAGGAGAGTTGTGAAAGTTTTTTGGAAGAACATGAATGGCAATCTTTGTGTGCCACTATTCATAAAAAGAGTCCGCCACCTGAAAAGCCGCCCTCCTTTCGAGAAGCGGTCAGAATGATTGCTTCTCTTGGGGGGTTTTTAGGTAGAAAAGGTGACGGTGAACCTGGTGTTAAAACTATTTGGTTGGGACTGCGAAGGTTACATGATATCAGCCAGACTTGGAAACTATCTCATCAAATTAGTCCCCCTATAGAACCCCCTTGAGCCATCTGGCACACTTTTCTCTTTTTGTCAAATTTTATGTTAAGAAAGATGTGACTAATGGATAGCTTGATAAGGGGGGTGTCTGATAATTTTTAACGCCTACCTACTTATAAGCCAATAACACCACTCTAAAGGGGTCTAGTATAATTAGAAGAGGTTGATCAAAGGGGGTTTATGGACGATAAAACCACAAAGCCAGAAGCATCCGAATCTGAAGAGAAAAAAGAATCAGATTTTGAACAGGAAAGTAAACAGGCTGAAGTTTGGACGGGAAAAATCACTGCTTTTGTTGCCCATCAACTCCGAACCTCCGCTCCTTCCCTTCCAATTGTCGGGGGTAGCATTACAGGCATCTTAACTTGGCTTAGTCAACATGACACGGTTAAGGCGATTATTGTCGGGGGAGTCACCTTTATCGTCACGGGCTTTTTTACCTAAGGATCAGCCTGGAGTCAAGGGTTTTTAGAAACAGCAAGAACCAAAGGTAAAAATCATGGTAAAGGTACAGCCTTAAGCTTTTTTGTTTGGCTAGACAAAGGACTGGAAAAAATACGTTGGCAATTAGCCAATCCTGACGGGAAATATTTAATTAAATTACGGGATTCAGATTGTCGTTATGATGATATTGAAGGGATTGAAGATGCAATCTTTGGTTTTTCTACTCCGGAACTAGAAGAAATTTTTATTAATTTGGATCTGAGTCAATTAGAACTGCGCTCAGAAGAAGAGTCTAAAGGTACGGGGGATGATATTTGGGATTTATTGCGACGGGCTAAAAAGAGGACAAATTTACGGTTGTTAATTCTGGCTCCTGGTGGACGAGGAAAAACAACTTTATTGCGTCATTTAGCCTATAACTACGCTCTAAAACAACCGAAACAAAATGCACCTTTTTTAATTCCTGTCTTTTTACGTTTACGGAGATGGCAGGAAGTGATTACCACCACAGAAGGATTAGATTTACCGACTTTAATTGAGCGACATCTTAAACAAGATATTTCTCAAGAATTAGATTTACCTCAGAACTGGGCTAAAAGTCATTTAACCCGTCAGCGAATGTTAGTGATGTTTGATGGTTTTGATGAAGTTAAACCCGAATATGCCGAAAAAGTCAGTCAATGGATTGGCAAACAGTGGCATGATTTTCGCCAAAACTATTTTATTTTAACCTCTCGTCCCAAAGGCTATCAAGCGTTTCGCTCTGAGCATAAACCTCGGCAAAAGGTGTTTATTAATGAATTTACCGATAAAAATATTCGGGATTTTGTGTATAAATGGTATTTCTGGCAAGAGCAGGAAACCAGAGTTAGCAGAAGTTTAAAAGCTAAACAAGAAGCTGCCGACAATAAAGCAAAGGATTTAATTAATCAGTTATTTGCTCTCGATGATTCCGAGGAAAGTTCTACTCTATTAGCCTTGGCGAGAAATCCCTTAAATCTGAATATGATAGTACAGTTACATCGGGCAAACTTTGGCTCGGGACAAAAATTACCTCAGCAACGAGTGGATTTATTTCGCCGAATTTTTGATCTGCAATTGATCACTCGCCCTCAAGCTAGGGGCATTGATATGATTTTAGATAATAATGAGGAAAATCATCGTCAACGGGTATTACAACAATTAGCCCTGAAAATGGGAAATACAACCACGATTGAATATTCGGAATTACTGAGTTCTATACAAAATTTTATTCAGGAATTGGGTTATCCTGAAAGCACTTCGGCTAAGGATTTTGTAGAGCGGTTAATTCATGTGAGCGAGTTAATTTTGAAAAGGGATGAATACTATGAGTTTGCCCATAATTTTTTTCAATCCTATTTAATTGCTTTGGAAGTTAAACGGTTAAAGCAGGAAAATTTACTCTGGGAAAATTGGGAGCAAAATCTCTGGTACGAGGCTTGTATTATGTATGCCACTTTATTGATTAATCCGACTGATTTTATTGTGTATTTCTATAATAAAGAAGATAATCCTAAAGCTCAGGGATTAGCGGAGCGATGTTATCGAGAATTACCTGTTAAAAAACGTCGAGGTTTGGAATTTTTAGAACAAAAACGACAGACTTCTCTCTTTACCCAACTAGAAACCTATCTGAAAAATGGCCAATGGCGCGAAGCCGATGAGGAAACGGCGCGGTTAATGTTGTTAATTGCTAAAAGGGAAGATGAAGGCTGGCTAGATGAAGAAAGCATTAACAACTTTCCCTGTGAAGAGTTACGCACGATTGATAAGCTCTGGGTAGATAATAGCGGCGGCAAATTTGGCTTTTCTGTGCAGAAAAAAGTCTGGCTGGATTGCGGTGGTGTCCCAGGGAAGTACGATTATGAGGTGTATGAAAAATTTGCCGACGAGGTGGGTTGGCGCAGGGGCGGAGACTGGTTGAGCTATGATCAGCTAACTTTTTTATTAGATGGTAGTAAACACGCACACCTACCTCACCTGATATATGGTTGGGATATAAAAGAGTGGGTAGATCGAGGGGTAGAAGTTAGAATCTCTTTTCTCGCGCAGCGACTTGTAACCTGTAATATATCACAGACTTATACATCTTAAACCAGTAAAAAGCCCCCCTTATCAAGGGGGGTTGGGGGGATCAAACCTATGCAATTAACCAATTATTTTAAACCAGTAAAAAGCCCCCCTTATCAAGGGGGGTTGGGGGGATCAAATTCAACCAGTAAAAAGCCCCCCTTGATAAGGGGGGCTAAGTACGGTAACATGACTAACCAGAAAGTAAGCTTATGCAATTAACCAATCATCATCATCTACCCTACAATCCCAAACTCGTAGAACGAGCCAAAGAACTCCGTAAAAATATGACCAAAGCTGAAAGAAAACTTTGGTATGAATACTTAAAAAATTTTCAATATAGAGTTCATCGTCAAAGACCGATTGATCAATTTATTGTTGACTTTTATTGCCCAGAATTAAAATTAGTGATTGAAATTGATGGTGATAGTCATAATAGGGAAGATGCTCAGAACTATGACTTAGAAAGAACCCAAATTTTATCAGGTTATGGATTAACAGTAATCCGCTTTACTAATCAAGAAGTTTTGAGTAATTTTGAGGGAGTTTGTGGAGTAATTGGAAGTTTGATCCCCCCAACCCCCCTTGATAAGGGGGGCTTTGATCCCTCCTTATTAAGGGGCTTTGATCCCCCCAACCCCCCTTGATAAGGGGGGCTTTGATCCCTCCTTATTAAGGGGGATCTGACAATTTTTAACACCTAACTAATTAGAGAGGAAAAGAATACCCAAAAAGGGCTCTTCGGGAATTGTTATGCAAATAATTAACTTAAAATAAAATTCGATGAGAGCGCCTACGCTCAAAAGTAGCTGAAATCCATACAGGGAAGGACTTAAGGCACAAACAGGTTAATACCAAAAGATAGACAATTGAGTTAAGATTTGATATAATAGCCAAAAACGAGATTATTTTACTTATGATACTTGACAAATTTTTGAACCTAAAAGGAACCTGTATTCAAGGCTATCTACACCTAGAAAATATCGGTATAGTTTGCCGAATCGAATCGAAAAATCAAAAAGCAACCTGTCCTCGTTGTGGGTTAGAGAGCGATAAACTCCACCAAAATCATCGACATTTAGTCAAAGATTTACCAATCTCAGGTCAACCAGTATACCTACAAGTTAATCGTCGTCAATTTAAGTGCGATAATTGTCAGAGACCCTTTAGCGAAGAGTTAGATTTTGTCGCCAAGAAACGAACCTATACGAAAAGACTAGCCGCAAATATACTCGAACAATTAAAAGAAGGAGATATTTTAAATGTTAGTCGAATAAATGACGTAACGGAAGAAGAGATTCAAAGAATGATAGAGGACATCGCCGAAGAAATTACAGAGCCAGACCTATCGGAATTAAAAAGACTAGGAATTGATGAAATCGCTCTAGTCAAAGGACAAAAAAATTACTGTGCGGTTTTAGTAAATTTAGATACGGGAAAACTAATAGCTATTCTAGAGAAGCGAACACAAGAAGAGTTGAGAGAAACGCTTACGGGCTGGGGAAAAGAGGTGTTAGAGCAAATTGAAGAAGTGAGCATAGACCTTTGGTTGCCTTATAAAAATTTGGTGAAAGAATTGATGCCATCGGCCGAAGTAGTCGCCGATAGATTCCATGTAATGAAACAAATTAATCAAGAGTTAGACGAACAGAGAAGAGCAGAAAAAAGAGCCGTAGAAGCGCAGAAAAATAAAAAACAGAAAGCAGAAAAAGAAGCCAAGCTAGAAGTTTTAAAGCGAAGTAAATATAGCCTGTTAAAAAATGAAGAAGATTTAACGGAACCCCAAAAAATTAAACTAGAAGCTATCAAAGAAAAATTCCCAAATTTGAAAAAGATGCAGGAATTAAAGGAAGAATTTAGAAAGATTTATGAAACCTCAGAGAATCCGACAGAGGGAATGCTATCCATCTCGGAATGGTTGGCAAAATCCTCCAGTGTTTTTACCAAGAGTTGTCAAACAATCCGAAACTGGTTTGGAGAAATAATTAGTTATTTCGAGCGAAGGACAACGAATGGGGTGGTCGAAGGAATCAACAATAAACTTAAACTAATAAAACGGAGAGGCTATGGCTTTAGAAACTTTCGGAATTTTTGGGTTAGAAGTATGTTATCTTGGCATCTTGTATGTTGATTTAGCATAAAGGGTAACGAAGAGCCCCAAAAAGTTCTATATACAACTTTTGCCACAGAGATCAAGGACAAAATCAAGGATTTACAATCTCGGTTTCTGAACAGTCCACTGGGTTACGGGGGCCATGGCTTTCCAACCTAAAAACTTGCCGACCGGTTCGGCTTTTTCAATGCCAATTCGCAGCAGTTCCCCTCCTAATTTACTATGCCATTGCAAGAGGACTAATTCGCTTTCAATTGTAACAGTGTTGGCAACAAGACGACCCCCGGGGCGCAGGGCTAACCAACAGGTTTCCAATAGGTGGGGTGTGGTGATACCGCCACCGATAAAAATAGCATCCGGTTGCGGTAAATCTTCCAGGGCGCTCGGTGCGATTCCGGCGACGATTTGCAGGTGGGGCGTTCCCAGGGCGGCGGCATTATCGGCAATGTATTGTAATCTGGTGGGATGATGTTCGATCGCAATAGCCTGGCAACGGCGATCGCTACGCAGCCACTCAATGGCAATGGAACCACAACCTGCCCCCACATCCCAGAGCAATTGTCCGGGTAGGGGAGCCAATGTACTCAGAGTGATAGCACGAACTTCTCTTTTTGTCAACTGTCCGTCATGATGGTAAGCAGAATCCGGCAGTCCGGGAAGGCGCGGCGCCAGGGTGGGGGGATGGGAGGAGATGCAGCTAATGGCGATGACATTTAGATCCGCCAGATATGTAAACTGCCAATCGTTGGCGATGCCTTCAATGTGGCGTTCTAGGGTTCCCCCTAGATGTTCTAAAACCGTGATGCGACTCTCGCCAAAACCTCCCTCCCTGAGAAGCCGAGCAGCGATCGCTGGAGTCTGGGCATCGGCACTCAGTACCAGCAGTTTAGCGCCGGGATAAAGCACCCCATTCAACCAAGCCGGAGGCCGACCGCACAAACTCAAAGTTTCCACTTCACTCAGAGGCCAACCCAAACGACTACAGGCAAGACTGAAGGCAGAAGGAGAGGGAATAATCGTCATTTCCTCAAGGGGAATCTGACGGGTGAGGGTGACACCAATTCCGTAGCACATGGGATCACCACTGGCCAAAACACAGACGGATTGACCACGACGGCGGATAATCTCGTTAACAGAGTCTTGGATGGGAGAAGTCCAGAGCAGTTTTTGCCGTTGATCCTCTGAGGGTAACATTGCCAGATGACGTTCACCACCGACAATAACTGATGCTAAAGAAAGCAGACTTCGCCCTACCGAACTTAACCCTTCTAAGCCATCTTCACCAATTCCTATGATCGATAGCCATTTCGACTGACAATTGCGATCCGCCATATTAAAAAAAATCGCTACTATTTCATTATCTGCCATCAGGCTCTATCCTTCAAACAAGATATAATCAGGTTATTGTCAAGTTAATTCAGAGGAAAAATTATGACCACCACCGCCGATGACGTT is a genomic window containing:
- a CDS encoding IS4 family transposase — encoded protein: MEKWAAQELQYADLGDTRRKKRLISIVENLASQPSTSVPQASGNLAAASATYDFWNSPYFHPSDIIAAQAKSTVERIKEHPIVLAVQDTTSLDFTTQKAKKGMGYLDYKKSFGLKVHTTLGVSPVGIPLGLINQYVWAREEKNLGIAKQRKKRETQEKESQRWLDSLSETQQQIPEDIQVVTIGDCEADIFDLFAQSRSPNSHLLIRGTHNRKVNYLEDKQRSGHSEPKYLHQSIREIKACGTLDVQVKRNPNHEARLAKLTVRFASFEIQVPSHHSKATPRQPVKLQVILAEEENPHSGVNPISWLLLTSLDISSFESAITCVRWYSYRWLIERYHFVLKSGCGLEKLQLETGRRIEMALATYSIVAWRLLWLTYQARLHGEESCESFLEEHEWQSLCATIHKKSPPPEKPPSFREAVRMIASLGGFLGRKGDGEPGVKTIWLGLRRLHDISQTWKLSHQISPPIEPP
- a CDS encoding GUN4 domain-containing protein — encoded protein: MDLSQLELRSEEESKGTGDDIWDLLRRAKKRTNLRLLILAPGGRGKTTLLRHLAYNYALKQPKQNAPFLIPVFLRLRRWQEVITTTEGLDLPTLIERHLKQDISQELDLPQNWAKSHLTRQRMLVMFDGFDEVKPEYAEKVSQWIGKQWHDFRQNYFILTSRPKGYQAFRSEHKPRQKVFINEFTDKNIRDFVYKWYFWQEQETRVSRSLKAKQEAADNKAKDLINQLFALDDSEESSTLLALARNPLNLNMIVQLHRANFGSGQKLPQQRVDLFRRIFDLQLITRPQARGIDMILDNNEENHRQRVLQQLALKMGNTTTIEYSELLSSIQNFIQELGYPESTSAKDFVERLIHVSELILKRDEYYEFAHNFFQSYLIALEVKRLKQENLLWENWEQNLWYEACIMYATLLINPTDFIVYFYNKEDNPKAQGLAERCYRELPVKKRRGLEFLEQKRQTSLFTQLETYLKNGQWREADEETARLMLLIAKREDEGWLDEESINNFPCEELRTIDKLWVDNSGGKFGFSVQKKVWLDCGGVPGKYDYEVYEKFADEVGWRRGGDWLSYDQLTFLLDGSKHAHLPHLIYGWDIKEWVDRGVEVRISFLAQRLVTCNISQTYTS
- a CDS encoding endonuclease domain-containing protein codes for the protein MQLTNHHHLPYNPKLVERAKELRKNMTKAERKLWYEYLKNFQYRVHRQRPIDQFIVDFYCPELKLVIEIDGDSHNREDAQNYDLERTQILSGYGLTVIRFTNQEVLSNFEGVCGVIGSLIPPTPLDKGGFDPSLLRGFDPPNPP
- a CDS encoding ISL3-like element ISMae36 family transposase yields the protein MILDKFLNLKGTCIQGYLHLENIGIVCRIESKNQKATCPRCGLESDKLHQNHRHLVKDLPISGQPVYLQVNRRQFKCDNCQRPFSEELDFVAKKRTYTKRLAANILEQLKEGDILNVSRINDVTEEEIQRMIEDIAEEITEPDLSELKRLGIDEIALVKGQKNYCAVLVNLDTGKLIAILEKRTQEELRETLTGWGKEVLEQIEEVSIDLWLPYKNLVKELMPSAEVVADRFHVMKQINQELDEQRRAEKRAVEAQKNKKQKAEKEAKLEVLKRSKYSLLKNEEDLTEPQKIKLEAIKEKFPNLKKMQELKEEFRKIYETSENPTEGMLSISEWLAKSSSVFTKSCQTIRNWFGEIISYFERRTTNGVVEGINNKLKLIKRRGYGFRNFRNFWVRSMLSWHLVC
- the cbiE gene encoding precorrin-6y C5,15-methyltransferase (decarboxylating) subunit CbiE, which gives rise to MADNEIVAIFFNMADRNCQSKWLSIIGIGEDGLEGLSSVGRSLLSLASVIVGGERHLAMLPSEDQRQKLLWTSPIQDSVNEIIRRRGQSVCVLASGDPMCYGIGVTLTRQIPLEEMTIIPSPSAFSLACSRLGWPLSEVETLSLCGRPPAWLNGVLYPGAKLLVLSADAQTPAIAARLLREGGFGESRITVLEHLGGTLERHIEGIANDWQFTYLADLNVIAISCISSHPPTLAPRLPGLPDSAYHHDGQLTKREVRAITLSTLAPLPGQLLWDVGAGCGSIAIEWLRSDRRCQAIAIEHHPTRLQYIADNAAALGTPHLQIVAGIAPSALEDLPQPDAIFIGGGITTPHLLETCWLALRPGGRLVANTVTIESELVLLQWHSKLGGELLRIGIEKAEPVGKFLGWKAMAPVTQWTVQKPRL